One Marinibacterium anthonyi genomic region harbors:
- the serB gene encoding Phosphoserine phosphatase: MFVATLLTAPAGAPLDPSLVSSLRNAWGGGDARWLSPDRAAEFGLGVLPANLWDVWSDLQGMGVDLVVQVDAGRRKKMLLADMDSTMIRQECIDELADEAGVGDRVKDITARAMNGELDFEGALTERVGLLAGLDAGVIDKVLAERIQLMPGGPALLATMKASGAYAALVSGGFTAFTQAVAGQLGFDENRANTLIVDGGKLTGEVGRPILGRDAKVRALEEITARLGLTPADVIAVGDGANDLGMLGLAGTGVALHAKPAVAAQCTVRVNHGDLTALLYLQGYSDEDIVPA; the protein is encoded by the coding sequence ATGTTCGTCGCCACCCTCCTGACCGCGCCCGCCGGCGCGCCGCTTGATCCTTCGCTGGTCTCCAGCCTGCGCAATGCCTGGGGCGGCGGCGATGCCCGGTGGCTGTCGCCCGACCGCGCCGCCGAATTCGGCCTCGGCGTGCTGCCCGCCAACCTCTGGGACGTCTGGTCCGACCTGCAGGGCATGGGCGTCGACCTGGTGGTCCAGGTGGACGCCGGACGCCGCAAGAAGATGCTGCTGGCCGATATGGACAGCACGATGATCCGCCAGGAATGCATCGACGAACTGGCCGACGAGGCCGGCGTCGGCGACCGGGTCAAGGACATCACCGCCCGCGCGATGAACGGCGAACTGGATTTCGAAGGCGCGCTGACCGAACGGGTCGGCCTGCTGGCCGGGCTGGATGCCGGTGTCATCGACAAGGTGCTGGCCGAACGGATCCAGCTGATGCCGGGCGGCCCCGCGCTGCTGGCCACGATGAAGGCGTCGGGGGCCTATGCCGCGCTGGTCTCTGGCGGGTTCACCGCCTTCACCCAGGCGGTCGCGGGCCAGCTCGGCTTTGACGAAAACCGCGCCAACACGCTGATCGTGGACGGTGGCAAGCTGACGGGCGAGGTCGGCCGCCCGATCCTGGGCCGTGACGCCAAGGTCCGCGCGCTGGAAGAGATCACCGCCAGGCTGGGCCTGACGCCCGCCGACGTGATCGCCGTGGGCGACGGGGCCAACGACCTGGGCATGCTGGGCCTGGCGGGCACCGGTGTCGCGCTGCACGCCAAACCGGCCGTCGCCGCCCAATGCACCGTGCGCGTCAACCACGGCGACCTGACCGCGCTGCTGTACCTGCAGGGCTATTCCGACGAGGACATCGTCCCGGCCTGA
- a CDS encoding Stf0 sulfotransferase, translating to MTKLHFPVPLQDAKQARDRAPPHGGGGQAWTDTDHNMLSKFEWVREKLTAGPVNPFKDVSFDEKKFTHAMSWTPAKTRYVVFFTPRSGSSRLTDLASRTKALGNPGECYNPAFVPDIAKSYSARNLDEYTQLLLRHRQTKGVFGCEVTHMHVLATHKTGQVFLDTLQPTSTLWLIREDIIAQAVSVSRMMQTKVSHSVSADAGAIAQAEQVFRYEPKVILNVLRRMRWMEDGTEALIRDAGLTPLRLSYEQTVRMQPRRLMAVIGKHVGVPARRMDLDALESSHKKVSGEKSGDFAARFRAEYPDLVAQLEAERAPMLAAHAGARTQLRQAQRAAEPDTAAKPPQDPT from the coding sequence ATGACCAAACTGCACTTTCCTGTCCCGCTGCAAGACGCTAAACAGGCCCGCGACCGCGCGCCCCCACACGGGGGCGGCGGCCAGGCATGGACGGATACGGACCACAATATGCTGTCGAAATTCGAATGGGTGCGCGAAAAGCTCACCGCCGGGCCCGTCAACCCGTTCAAGGACGTGTCCTTCGACGAAAAGAAGTTCACGCACGCCATGAGCTGGACACCGGCCAAGACCCGCTACGTGGTGTTCTTCACGCCGCGCTCGGGTTCGTCCCGGCTGACCGATCTGGCCAGCCGGACCAAGGCGCTTGGCAATCCCGGCGAATGCTACAACCCCGCCTTCGTGCCCGACATCGCCAAATCCTATTCGGCGCGCAACCTCGACGAATACACCCAGCTTCTGCTGCGGCATCGCCAGACAAAGGGCGTGTTCGGCTGCGAGGTCACGCATATGCACGTGCTCGCCACCCACAAGACCGGCCAGGTGTTCCTCGACACGCTCCAGCCGACGTCGACGCTGTGGCTGATCCGCGAAGACATCATCGCCCAGGCGGTTTCGGTGTCGCGCATGATGCAGACCAAGGTGTCGCATTCGGTCAGCGCCGATGCCGGGGCCATCGCCCAGGCCGAACAGGTGTTCCGCTATGAACCCAAGGTGATCCTCAACGTCCTGCGCCGCATGCGCTGGATGGAAGACGGCACCGAAGCGCTGATCCGCGACGCCGGGCTGACCCCGCTGCGGCTGAGCTATGAACAGACCGTGCGGATGCAGCCGCGCCGCCTGATGGCGGTGATCGGCAAGCACGTGGGCGTGCCGGCCCGGCGGATGGACCTCGACGCGCTGGAAAGCAGCCACAAGAAGGTCTCGGGCGAGAAAAGCGGCGATTTCGCCGCGCGGTTCCGGGCCGAATATCCCGATCTCGTCGCCCAGCTCGAAGCCGAGCGCGCGCCGATGCTGGCCGCCCATGCCGGGGCCCGGACACAGCTGCGTCAGGCCCAGCGCGCCGCCGAACCCGACACCGCCGCCAAGCCCCCTCAGGACCCGACCTGA
- the trpD_1 gene encoding Anthranilate phosphoribosyltransferase — protein MTTLAPFVRLVAQGKGRARPLTMYEAEDAMTEILTGDPAPEAVGALLMVLRLRGETVDEIAGFVSALRTTLAPWRIAQAALDWPSYASGRTRGAPWYLLSARLVAEAGFPVLLHGRNATETHLRDHLAPMGVTVVETPETAAAALSRGGLAYLPVEAMSPAAARLLALRADLGLRSCINTCLRMANPAAAPASVQGVFHPGYRPLQADVADRLGDPASMILKGGGGEFERTPFKAVALFGQRDGQAFPPAPPQISETRRLGDIAHTDTAPIDLWTGQLDDPAAETTVIGTAALALLCLGAAPDLDAAEARARTLWDTRAARSAA, from the coding sequence ATGACAACACTTGCTCCGTTCGTCCGCCTTGTCGCCCAGGGCAAGGGCCGCGCCCGCCCCCTGACCATGTACGAAGCCGAAGACGCCATGACCGAGATTCTCACCGGCGATCCCGCGCCCGAAGCCGTGGGCGCGCTGCTCATGGTGCTGCGCCTGCGCGGCGAGACGGTGGACGAGATCGCGGGCTTTGTCAGCGCGCTTCGCACCACGCTCGCCCCCTGGCGGATCGCGCAGGCCGCGCTCGACTGGCCCAGCTATGCCTCGGGGCGCACCCGGGGCGCGCCCTGGTACCTGCTGTCGGCCCGCCTGGTGGCCGAGGCCGGCTTTCCCGTCCTGCTGCACGGGCGCAACGCCACCGAAACCCACCTGCGCGACCACCTTGCGCCGATGGGCGTCACCGTGGTCGAAACCCCCGAAACCGCCGCCGCCGCCCTGTCGCGCGGCGGGCTGGCCTACCTCCCGGTCGAAGCCATGAGCCCCGCCGCCGCGCGCCTGCTGGCCCTGCGCGCCGACCTCGGGCTCAGGTCCTGCATCAACACCTGCCTGCGCATGGCCAACCCCGCCGCCGCGCCGGCCTCGGTGCAGGGCGTGTTCCACCCCGGCTACCGCCCCCTGCAGGCCGACGTGGCAGACCGGCTGGGCGATCCCGCGTCGATGATCCTCAAGGGCGGCGGCGGCGAATTCGAACGCACGCCGTTCAAGGCCGTCGCCCTGTTCGGCCAGCGCGACGGACAGGCCTTTCCCCCCGCCCCGCCCCAGATCTCGGAAACCCGCCGGCTGGGCGACATTGCCCATACCGACACCGCGCCGATCGACCTCTGGACCGGGCAGCTTGACGATCCGGCGGCCGAAACCACGGTCATCGGCACCGCCGCGCTGGCGCTGCTGTGCCTGGGCGCCGCGCCGGACCTGGACGCGGCCGAAGCCCGGGCGCGCACCCTTTGGGACACCCGCGCCGCCCGCAGCGCCGCGTGA
- the nasA gene encoding Nitrate reductase: MTAPPDVPPKASLHASPGIRTTCPYCGVGCGVLATPQGGIKGDKAHPANYGRLCSKGSALGETISLDGRLLSPRVHGAPADWDSTLDLVARKFSDAVAEHGPDSVAFYVSGQLLTEDYYVANKLMKGFIGSANIDTNSRLCMASSVAGHRRAFGTDTVPGQYEDFESADLVVLVGSNLAWCHPVLFQRLSAARDARPDMKVVLVDPRRTATSSLADLHLAIRPDGDAALFNAVLAEIARRGLIDTDYTSAHVEGLAEALVAAAASDPLTSGLSRDDIDAFADLFCGTEKVVTLYSQGVNQSAHGTDKVNAIINCHLATGRIGRPGMGPFSMTGQPNAMGGREVGGLANMLACHLELENPDHRLAVQGFWNAPAMPEGPGLKAVDLFEACSDGRIKALWIMSTNPAVSLPGADQVAEAIRNVPFTVVSDIIEDTDTNRLCDVLLPATGWGEKSGTVTNSERRISRQRAFLPAPGDARPDWDIIADVGRRMGWHAAFDYACEAEIFREYAALSGVAAMFGRDFDISGLADLTDDAYDTLAPTIWPVPKDGAPKTRFFADGGFYHDSGRARMLPIVPPAPRADLPATQVVLNTGRVRDHWHTMTRTGRAPRLGSHLAEPYLELHPADADAARLSPADLVEVTSNHGRAVLRVMITDRAQPGSAFAPMHWTGVTSALGRVNALVAPITDPVSGQPASKSTTVSLKRYAAGWYGFAAGTAPMQPTRPYAAIARTRSGWRAEVAGHKRPTSWEAEARTILNIDHGQASVFEDPARGLARVAITHDDQLIGAFFAAPAPVAVARSLVVDLIGQDIAAAIVLAGVPGANRPSKGAEICACFGVGTEDIRAAVRGGCTTVAALGKTTRAGTNCGSCRPELQALIDQLLAEKPLAAE, translated from the coding sequence ATGACCGCCCCGCCCGATGTGCCGCCCAAGGCGTCACTCCACGCGTCACCCGGCATCCGCACCACCTGCCCCTATTGCGGGGTCGGCTGTGGCGTGCTGGCAACGCCCCAGGGCGGCATCAAGGGGGACAAGGCGCATCCGGCAAACTACGGGCGGCTCTGTTCCAAGGGCTCGGCACTGGGCGAGACGATTTCCCTCGACGGTCGCCTGCTAAGCCCGCGCGTCCACGGGGCCCCGGCCGATTGGGACAGCACGCTGGACCTCGTGGCGCGAAAATTCTCGGACGCGGTGGCCGAACACGGCCCCGATTCCGTGGCCTTCTACGTCTCGGGCCAGTTGCTGACCGAAGATTACTACGTCGCCAACAAGCTGATGAAGGGCTTCATCGGCTCGGCCAATATCGACACCAATTCGCGGCTGTGCATGGCGTCCTCGGTCGCCGGCCACCGCCGCGCCTTCGGCACCGACACCGTGCCCGGCCAGTACGAGGATTTCGAATCCGCCGACCTGGTGGTGCTGGTGGGATCCAACCTCGCCTGGTGCCACCCGGTCCTGTTCCAGCGCCTGTCCGCCGCCAGGGACGCGCGCCCGGACATGAAGGTCGTGCTGGTCGATCCGCGCCGCACCGCGACGTCGTCGCTTGCCGATCTACACCTGGCCATCCGCCCCGACGGCGACGCCGCGCTGTTCAACGCGGTGCTGGCCGAAATCGCGCGCCGGGGGCTGATCGACACCGATTACACATCTGCCCATGTCGAAGGGCTGGCCGAGGCGCTGGTGGCCGCCGCCGCCTCCGACCCGCTGACCTCCGGGTTGAGCCGGGATGACATCGACGCCTTCGCCGACCTTTTCTGTGGCACGGAAAAGGTGGTGACGCTGTATTCCCAGGGCGTGAACCAGTCGGCGCATGGCACCGACAAGGTCAACGCGATCATCAACTGCCACCTGGCGACGGGCCGCATCGGGCGCCCCGGCATGGGTCCGTTTTCGATGACCGGCCAGCCCAACGCGATGGGCGGACGCGAAGTTGGCGGGCTGGCCAACATGCTCGCCTGTCACCTGGAACTGGAAAACCCCGATCACCGGCTGGCGGTGCAGGGCTTCTGGAACGCGCCCGCCATGCCCGAAGGCCCCGGCCTGAAGGCCGTCGACCTGTTCGAAGCCTGTTCGGACGGGCGCATCAAGGCGCTGTGGATCATGTCGACCAACCCCGCCGTGTCCCTGCCCGGCGCCGACCAGGTGGCCGAGGCGATCCGCAACGTGCCTTTCACCGTGGTGTCCGACATCATCGAAGACACTGACACCAACCGCCTGTGCGACGTGCTGCTGCCCGCCACCGGATGGGGCGAGAAATCGGGCACGGTCACCAATTCCGAACGCCGCATCTCGCGCCAGCGGGCCTTTCTGCCCGCCCCGGGCGACGCGCGCCCCGACTGGGACATCATCGCCGACGTGGGCCGCCGGATGGGCTGGCACGCCGCCTTCGATTACGCCTGCGAAGCCGAGATATTCCGCGAATACGCCGCCCTGTCCGGCGTCGCCGCCATGTTCGGGCGCGACTTCGACATCTCGGGCCTCGCCGACCTGACCGACGACGCCTACGACACCCTGGCCCCCACGATCTGGCCGGTGCCGAAGGACGGCGCGCCCAAAACCCGTTTCTTCGCCGACGGCGGGTTTTACCACGACAGCGGGCGCGCCCGGATGCTGCCCATCGTGCCCCCCGCGCCCCGCGCCGACCTGCCCGCCACCCAGGTGGTGCTGAACACCGGCCGGGTCCGCGACCATTGGCACACGATGACCCGCACGGGCCGCGCCCCGCGCCTGGGCTCGCACCTGGCCGAACCCTACCTCGAACTCCACCCGGCCGACGCCGATGCCGCGCGTCTGTCGCCCGCCGACCTGGTCGAGGTCACGTCGAACCACGGCCGCGCCGTGCTGCGCGTGATGATCACCGACCGCGCGCAACCCGGATCCGCCTTCGCGCCGATGCACTGGACCGGCGTGACCTCGGCCCTGGGCCGGGTCAACGCGCTGGTCGCGCCCATCACCGACCCGGTCTCGGGCCAGCCGGCATCGAAATCCACCACCGTCTCGCTGAAACGCTACGCCGCCGGCTGGTACGGTTTCGCCGCCGGCACCGCCCCGATGCAGCCCACGCGCCCCTATGCCGCCATCGCCCGCACCCGGTCCGGCTGGCGCGCCGAGGTCGCCGGCCACAAGCGCCCCACATCATGGGAAGCCGAGGCCCGCACAATCCTGAACATCGACCACGGGCAGGCCAGCGTCTTCGAAGACCCGGCCCGCGGCCTGGCCCGCGTGGCGATCACCCATGACGACCAGCTGATCGGCGCCTTCTTCGCCGCGCCCGCCCCCGTCGCCGTGGCCCGCAGCCTGGTCGTCGACCTGATCGGGCAGGACATCGCCGCCGCCATCGTCCTGGCCGGCGTCCCCGGCGCCAACCGCCCGTCCAAGGGGGCCGAGATCTGCGCCTGTTTCGGGGTGGGCACCGAAGACATCCGCGCCGCCGTGCGGGGGGGGTGCACCACCGTCGCGGCCCTGGGCAAGACCACGCGCGCGGGCACCAATTGCGGCTCCTGCCGGCCGGAACTTCAGGCGCTCATCGATCAGTTACTTGCGGAAAAGCCCCTGGCAGCGGAATGA
- the nasE gene encoding Assimilatory nitrite reductase [NAD(P)H] small subunit, whose product MTTDTLTETNWIDVGAFAAIPPRGARMVRTMHGCIAVFRTATDDVFALDNACPHKKGPLADGIVHGNKVTCPLHNWVISLETGQAQGADSGSVATYPARVEDGRIYIEAAFLKRQAAE is encoded by the coding sequence ATGACGACCGATACCCTGACCGAAACCAACTGGATCGATGTCGGCGCCTTTGCCGCCATCCCGCCGCGCGGCGCCCGCATGGTGCGCACCATGCACGGGTGCATCGCCGTCTTCCGCACCGCCACGGACGACGTCTTCGCGCTCGATAACGCCTGCCCGCACAAGAAGGGGCCGCTGGCCGACGGCATCGTGCATGGCAACAAGGTCACCTGCCCGCTGCACAACTGGGTGATCTCGCTGGAAACCGGCCAGGCGCAGGGCGCCGACAGCGGATCGGTCGCCACCTACCCCGCGCGCGTCGAAGACGGCCGCATCTATATCGAAGCCGCCTTCCTGAAAAGGCAGGCCGCCGAATGA
- the nasD gene encoding Nitrite reductase [NAD(P)H], with the protein MQKLVVIGAGMASGRLLEHLFETDPDAYEVTLFNAEPRGNYNRIMLSPVLSGEKSFDEIVTHDDAWYADNRVTCRFGERIAGIDRDRKVVIGDSGETPYDKLVIATGSAPFIIPCPGHDLPGVVAFRDLEDVTAMRAATASGRAVVIGGGLLGLEAAAALRLQGMEVTVLHLSGHLMERQLDAAAGYLLRKDLEDRGIVVKTQASTKAIMGDGRVEKVVLEDGTVIPADIVVMAVGIRPAAKLGMDAGLDCGRAIKVDAQMQTSDPNVFALGECVEFDGNLFGLVAPLYDQAKVLAKTLLGEDDVFRVKELSTKLKVTGCDLFSAGDFADGDGREDIVFRDPGRGIYKRLVIEDDTVLGAVFYGDTADSNWYFGLIRDKTDISDMRDTLIFGPAYQGGAQVDPMAAVAALPPDAEICGCNGICKGQIVDAIGAGATDLGALRATTKASASCGTCTGLVEQILAVTLGDSFQAKEAGICGCTDLTHEEVRRLIKSQGLKSMAAVHQELGWKTSCGCHVCRPALNFYLLADWPLDYQDDPQSRFINERKHANIQKDGTFSVVPRMWGGITNPDELRAIADAADKYNVPTVKVTGGQRIDLLGVKSEDLPHIWADLNKAGLVSGHAYSKGLRTVKTCVGTDHCRFGTQDSTGLGIKLEKALWGSWTPHKVKLAVSGCPRNCAEATCKDVGVICVDSGYQIGVGGAAGMDVKETERLADVPTEQEAIDLSIAFVQLYRENAKYLDRPYKWVAKVGLDWVKDRVVDDLDNRAALIERFAISQSVYQKDPWAEHATEKVDAYTPLSDFRLEAAE; encoded by the coding sequence ATGCAGAAACTGGTCGTCATCGGTGCCGGCATGGCCTCGGGACGGTTGCTCGAACATCTGTTCGAAACCGATCCCGACGCCTACGAGGTCACCCTGTTCAACGCCGAACCCCGCGGGAACTACAACCGCATCATGCTGTCCCCCGTCCTGTCGGGCGAAAAGTCCTTCGACGAAATCGTCACCCATGACGATGCCTGGTACGCCGACAACCGCGTGACCTGCCGCTTCGGCGAACGGATCGCGGGCATCGACAGGGACCGCAAGGTCGTGATCGGCGACAGCGGCGAAACCCCTTACGACAAGCTGGTCATCGCCACCGGCTCGGCCCCCTTCATCATCCCCTGCCCCGGCCACGACCTGCCCGGTGTGGTGGCGTTCCGCGACCTCGAAGACGTGACCGCCATGCGCGCCGCCACCGCCAGCGGCCGCGCCGTGGTGATCGGCGGCGGTCTTCTGGGCCTCGAAGCCGCCGCCGCCCTGCGCCTGCAGGGGATGGAGGTCACCGTGCTGCACCTGTCCGGCCACCTGATGGAACGCCAGCTGGACGCCGCCGCCGGCTACCTGCTGCGCAAGGACCTGGAAGACCGGGGCATCGTGGTGAAGACCCAGGCCTCGACCAAGGCGATCATGGGCGACGGGCGCGTGGAAAAGGTCGTGCTGGAAGACGGCACCGTCATCCCCGCCGACATCGTCGTCATGGCCGTGGGCATCCGCCCCGCCGCAAAGCTGGGCATGGACGCGGGCCTGGACTGTGGCCGCGCCATCAAGGTCGACGCCCAGATGCAGACGTCGGACCCCAATGTCTTCGCCCTTGGCGAATGCGTCGAATTCGACGGCAACCTCTTCGGCCTCGTCGCACCGCTTTACGACCAGGCCAAGGTGCTGGCCAAAACCCTGCTGGGCGAAGACGACGTCTTCCGCGTCAAGGAACTCAGCACCAAGCTGAAGGTCACCGGCTGCGACCTGTTCAGCGCGGGCGATTTCGCCGATGGCGACGGGCGCGAGGATATCGTTTTCCGCGATCCGGGCCGGGGCATCTACAAGCGCCTGGTGATCGAGGACGACACCGTCCTTGGCGCGGTCTTCTACGGCGATACCGCCGACAGCAACTGGTACTTCGGCCTGATCCGCGACAAGACCGACATCTCGGACATGCGCGACACGCTGATCTTCGGACCGGCCTACCAGGGGGGTGCCCAGGTGGACCCTATGGCGGCCGTTGCAGCCTTACCGCCTGACGCGGAGATCTGCGGCTGCAACGGCATATGCAAGGGACAGATCGTCGACGCCATCGGCGCCGGCGCCACCGACCTTGGCGCGCTGCGCGCCACCACCAAGGCGTCCGCGTCCTGCGGGACCTGCACGGGGCTGGTAGAACAGATCCTGGCCGTCACGCTCGGCGACAGCTTTCAGGCGAAGGAGGCGGGCATCTGCGGCTGCACCGACCTGACCCATGAAGAGGTCCGCCGCCTGATCAAGTCGCAGGGCCTGAAATCCATGGCCGCCGTGCACCAGGAACTGGGGTGGAAAACCTCCTGCGGCTGCCACGTCTGCCGCCCGGCGCTCAACTTCTACCTGCTGGCGGACTGGCCGCTGGACTATCAGGACGACCCGCAAAGCCGGTTCATCAACGAACGCAAGCACGCCAACATCCAGAAGGACGGCACCTTTTCCGTCGTCCCGCGCATGTGGGGCGGCATCACCAACCCCGACGAACTGCGCGCCATCGCCGACGCGGCGGACAAGTACAACGTGCCCACCGTCAAGGTCACCGGCGGCCAGCGCATCGACCTGCTGGGCGTCAAATCCGAAGACCTGCCCCATATCTGGGCCGACCTGAACAAGGCCGGCCTGGTGTCGGGCCACGCCTATTCCAAGGGGCTGAGGACCGTCAAAACCTGCGTCGGCACCGACCATTGCCGCTTTGGCACGCAGGACAGCACCGGCCTTGGCATCAAGCTGGAAAAGGCGCTGTGGGGGTCCTGGACGCCGCACAAGGTCAAGCTGGCCGTGTCGGGCTGCCCGCGCAACTGCGCCGAAGCCACCTGCAAGGACGTGGGCGTCATCTGCGTCGACAGCGGCTACCAAATCGGTGTCGGCGGCGCCGCCGGCATGGACGTGAAGGAAACCGAACGCCTCGCCGACGTGCCCACCGAACAGGAGGCCATCGACCTTTCCATCGCCTTCGTCCAGCTCTACCGCGAGAACGCCAAGTACCTCGACCGGCCCTACAAATGGGTCGCCAAGGTCGGGCTCGACTGGGTCAAGGACCGCGTCGTCGACGACCTCGACAACCGCGCGGCGCTGATCGAACGCTTCGCCATCTCGCAATCCGTCTATCAAAAGGACCCCTGGGCCGAACACGCCACCGAAAAGGTGGACGCCTACACGCCCCTGTCCGATTTCCGCCTGGAGGCAGCCGAATGA
- a CDS encoding putative periplasmic ligand-binding sensor domain protein translates to MDTMIEQATRPFIEVTEVWRPEGDRLVPAGGNYGDLDDFAATSGRTSFAKGEGLPGKAWAEGRPVVLKEFDGSYFLRTEAAKQAGLTTAVAIPIFAGDLLKAVIVVFCSDDDVRTGAIEVWVEDEDYLTLEDGYYGAAKHFEWVSQHTHFPRGQGLPGGVWASDTPILMRDLGAGYRFIRADSAGKAGLTTGLGLPIPVPGDKTYVVTLLSARGTPIAQRFEIWDARTVKVGNTNAAMMIDGICDREGPLWDPDTPRQIAAWQGAIGLVLGSGLPVAQKGTPGLPAGYTNVVALPLYDGTSIAHIIAWYS, encoded by the coding sequence ATGGACACGATGATCGAACAGGCCACCCGGCCCTTCATCGAAGTCACCGAGGTCTGGCGCCCCGAAGGCGACCGGCTGGTCCCCGCAGGCGGCAATTACGGCGACCTGGACGACTTTGCGGCCACCTCCGGGCGCACCAGCTTCGCCAAGGGCGAAGGCCTGCCCGGCAAGGCCTGGGCCGAAGGCCGCCCCGTGGTGCTGAAGGAATTCGACGGATCCTATTTCCTGCGCACCGAGGCCGCCAAGCAGGCCGGCCTGACCACCGCCGTCGCCATCCCGATCTTTGCCGGCGACCTTCTCAAGGCGGTCATCGTGGTGTTCTGTTCCGACGATGACGTGCGCACCGGCGCGATCGAAGTCTGGGTCGAGGACGAAGATTACCTGACGCTGGAAGACGGCTATTACGGCGCCGCCAAGCATTTCGAATGGGTTTCGCAGCACACGCATTTCCCGCGCGGCCAGGGCCTGCCCGGCGGCGTCTGGGCTTCGGACACGCCGATCCTGATGCGCGACCTCGGCGCCGGCTACCGCTTTATCCGCGCCGACAGCGCCGGCAAGGCGGGGCTGACCACCGGGCTTGGCCTGCCGATCCCCGTGCCGGGCGACAAGACCTACGTGGTCACCCTGCTGTCGGCCCGTGGCACCCCCATCGCCCAGCGCTTCGAAATCTGGGATGCCCGCACCGTCAAGGTCGGCAACACCAACGCCGCCATGATGATCGACGGCATCTGCGACCGCGAAGGCCCGCTGTGGGATCCCGACACCCCCCGCCAGATCGCCGCCTGGCAGGGCGCCATCGGCCTGGTCCTCGGCTCGGGCCTGCCGGTCGCGCAAAAGGGCACGCCCGGCCTGCCCGCCGGCTACACCAACGTGGTCGCCCTGCCGCTCTATGACGGCACGTCCATCGCCCACATCATCGCCTGGTATTCGTGA
- the vhb gene encoding Soluble cytochrome O, with protein sequence MDDTDITLIQDSFAKVVPIKDVAASFFYADLFETAPQVKPYFANADMTSQGSKLMATLGVVVNGLRDLEKVVPVARTLAVRHVDYGVKPEDYDHVGGALIRTLEHGLGDGFTPDVRAAWIGAYATLATVMKDAAYPQDAPAATPG encoded by the coding sequence ATGGACGACACGGACATCACCCTCATCCAGGACAGTTTTGCCAAGGTCGTCCCCATCAAGGACGTCGCGGCCAGCTTCTTCTACGCCGATCTCTTCGAGACGGCGCCGCAGGTGAAGCCCTATTTCGCCAATGCCGACATGACGTCCCAGGGATCCAAGCTGATGGCGACGCTGGGCGTCGTGGTCAACGGGCTGCGCGATCTGGAAAAGGTCGTGCCCGTCGCCCGGACGCTGGCGGTCCGGCACGTCGATTACGGCGTGAAGCCCGAAGACTACGATCACGTGGGCGGCGCGCTGATCCGCACGCTGGAACACGGGTTGGGCGACGGGTTCACGCCCGACGTCCGCGCCGCCTGGATCGGCGCCTATGCCACGCTGGCCACCGTGATGAAGGACGCGGCCTATCCGCAGGATGCCCCGGCCGCCACGCCCGGCTGA